Proteins from one Bacillota bacterium genomic window:
- a CDS encoding elongation factor Tu, translating into NVTIGGELIAPIAMEEGLRFAIREGGRTVGAGVITKIIS; encoded by the coding sequence CAACGTAACCATCGGTGGCGAACTGATTGCCCCGATTGCGATGGAGGAAGGCCTGCGCTTTGCGATTCGTGAGGGTGGCCGTACCGTCGGTGCCGGTGTAATCACCAAGATTATTAGCTAG
- the rpmG gene encoding 50S ribosomal protein L33 encodes MRVGVTLECTQCKNRNYRTNKNRRNTSERLELKKYCKYCRQHTEHRETR; translated from the coding sequence ATGCGGGTAGGCGTGACATTAGAGTGTACTCAATGTAAGAATCGGAACTACCGAACCAATAAGAATCGGCGAAACACCAGCGAGCGTCTGGAGCTGAAGAAATACTGCAAGTACTGCCGACAGCATACGGAGCACAGAGAGACTCGGTAG
- the secE gene encoding preprotein translocase subunit SecE — protein MERFKKYLREVRAELYKTSWPNRKELRTYTVVVLVLVAIVSVFVGVVDVAFGELVNVLRRLGG, from the coding sequence GTGGAACGATTTAAGAAGTACTTGCGAGAGGTTCGGGCAGAGCTATACAAGACCAGCTGGCCCAATCGCAAGGAACTGAGAACGTACACCGTTGTCGTTCTTGTGCTAGTAGCCATCGTTTCGGTATTTGTCGGTGTCGTTGACGTGGCCTTTGGTGAGTTGGTCAACGTGCTCCGGCGACTAGGGGGGTGA
- the nusG gene encoding transcription termination/antitermination protein NusG: protein MEDINERTQGDPEQGYEGPDNQGKWYVIHTYSGYENKVKANLERRVESMAMEGKIFDVLVPIEEQMEFKDGKRKLVKKKIFPGYVLVRMEMDDDSWYVVRNTPGVTGFVGSGTRPIPLLDEEVAGILRQIGLEEARPKIDVVSGDSVRVIDGPFVNFTGTVDEVNPDKGKLRVTVSVFGRETPVELEFSQVEKI, encoded by the coding sequence ATGGAAGATATTAACGAGAGAACCCAAGGGGACCCGGAACAGGGCTATGAAGGCCCAGACAACCAAGGCAAATGGTATGTCATTCATACATACTCGGGGTACGAGAACAAGGTCAAGGCCAACCTCGAACGTCGTGTCGAATCCATGGCGATGGAAGGCAAGATATTTGATGTGCTTGTCCCCATCGAAGAACAAATGGAGTTCAAAGACGGGAAGAGGAAGCTCGTCAAGAAGAAGATATTTCCCGGGTATGTCTTGGTGCGCATGGAAATGGACGATGATTCCTGGTATGTGGTGAGAAACACCCCGGGAGTCACCGGATTTGTCGGTTCCGGAACCAGGCCGATTCCTTTGCTAGATGAGGAAGTTGCCGGGATTTTGCGTCAGATCGGTTTAGAAGAGGCTCGACCCAAGATTGATGTCGTCAGTGGTGATAGCGTCAGAGTGATTGATGGGCCCTTCGTTAACTTTACCGGTACGGTGGACGAGGTTAATCCCGACAAAGGCAAGCTGCGGGTGACTGTCTCGGTGTTTGGTCGGGAGACTCCCGTGGAGCTAGAATTTTCCCAAGTTGAGAAGATTTAG
- the rplK gene encoding 50S ribosomal protein L11: MARKVSAIIKLQVPAGKANPAPPVGTALGQHGVNIMEFCKSFNERTSGQMGMIIPVEITVFEDRSFTFITKTPPASILLKKAAGLDKASGVPNREKVGKVTTEQIREIAELKMPDLNAADVEAAMRMIAGTARSMGIVVEG, encoded by the coding sequence ATGGCAAGGAAGGTTAGTGCTATTATCAAGTTGCAGGTTCCTGCCGGTAAGGCCAACCCGGCACCGCCAGTAGGTACGGCTTTGGGTCAGCACGGTGTTAACATCATGGAGTTCTGCAAGAGCTTTAACGAGCGGACATCGGGACAAATGGGTATGATTATCCCCGTTGAAATCACGGTGTTTGAGGATCGTTCCTTTACCTTTATTACCAAGACTCCGCCGGCATCGATTTTGCTGAAGAAGGCGGCTGGTTTGGATAAGGCCTCTGGTGTGCCCAACCGGGAGAAGGTGGGTAAGGTAACCACGGAGCAGATCCGAGAGATCGCTGAACTAAAGATGCCTGACTTGAACGCGGCCGATGTAGAGGCGGCAATGCGCATGATTGCCGGTACCGCTCGCAGCATGGGCATCGTTGTTGAGGGCTAG
- the rplA gene encoding 50S ribosomal protein L1 — protein MAKRGKRYLEAAKLVDTNKLYNPREAFALVKKTGVAKFDESIEVSLKLGVDPRHADQQVRGTVGLPAGTGKDVRVAVFAKGEHARAAEEAGADIVGAEDLAERIQQGEMNFDVCVATPDMMAIVGRLGRILGPRGLMPNPKAGTVTFEVGNAVRELKAGMIEYRVTRDSGIHVAIGKMSFSEEDLLRNFRALMDAIVKARPAAAKGQYLRKVAIASTMGPGIRIDPASVLAFLEERE, from the coding sequence ATGGCAAAAAGAGGTAAGAGGTATCTCGAGGCTGCTAAGCTGGTAGATACGAATAAATTATACAACCCGAGGGAAGCCTTCGCCCTTGTCAAGAAGACGGGCGTAGCCAAGTTTGATGAGAGCATTGAGGTTTCGCTGAAGCTGGGAGTCGATCCGCGACATGCTGACCAACAGGTGAGGGGCACTGTAGGTTTACCCGCGGGTACCGGTAAGGATGTTCGGGTAGCGGTCTTTGCTAAAGGTGAGCACGCTCGGGCGGCGGAGGAAGCCGGTGCTGATATCGTTGGAGCCGAGGATTTGGCGGAACGGATTCAGCAGGGTGAGATGAACTTCGACGTTTGTGTAGCTACTCCGGACATGATGGCGATAGTTGGACGCTTGGGTCGGATCTTGGGCCCCAGGGGCTTAATGCCGAACCCCAAGGCAGGAACTGTTACCTTCGAAGTTGGCAATGCTGTTCGTGAACTAAAGGCCGGTATGATCGAGTATCGGGTGACTCGGGACTCCGGTATTCACGTGGCCATTGGCAAGATGTCCTTCTCCGAGGAGGACCTGCTCAGAAACTTTAGAGCATTAATGGATGCTATCGTCAAGGCCCGTCCCGCTGCCGCCAAAGGGCAGTATTTGCGTAAGGTTGCCATTGCTTCGACGATGGGCCCGGGCATTCGCATTGACCCGGCCAGTGTTTTGGCTTTCCTGGAGGAAAGAGAGTAA